A window of Trichocoleus sp. contains these coding sequences:
- a CDS encoding GFA family protein, with protein sequence MKGGCLCGAVEYEVDQLDMPIGHCHCRTCRKAHAAAFASTAGVMREHFRWLKGQEKLTGFESSPGKIRYFCSLCGSHLVAERPAQPHVILRVATLDEDPGIQPAMHIWCSHDVSWLQDGDNVPFYQEWQPGR encoded by the coding sequence ATGAAGGGCGGTTGTTTGTGCGGTGCCGTTGAATACGAGGTTGATCAACTTGATATGCCCATCGGTCACTGTCATTGCCGCACTTGTCGTAAAGCGCATGCGGCAGCATTTGCCTCAACCGCAGGCGTGATGCGCGAACACTTCCGCTGGCTCAAGGGTCAAGAGAAACTTACAGGCTTTGAATCTTCTCCAGGAAAAATCAGATACTTCTGTTCTTTGTGCGGATCTCATCTGGTTGCCGAGCGTCCCGCGCAGCCTCATGTTATTTTGCGGGTAGCGACGCTAGATGAAGATCCTGGCATTCAACCAGCTATGCATATTTGGTGTTCGCATGATGTTTCATGGCTGCAAGATGGGGACAATGTGCCGTTTTACCAAGAATGGCAGCCAGGCAGATAG
- a CDS encoding DUF2283 domain-containing protein produces the protein MTPIELQDYLKLASVVKILPRAPFWLSYDAEADVVYINFQNPPTQADDSELTDDNVLVRYDESGNIIGLTILNASCRVSLSSADSEELPQENEPTGKESPRRVRSGFYSVPKGKLRSSQNRKKTQPS, from the coding sequence ATGACCCCGATCGAATTGCAGGACTATCTCAAACTTGCCTCAGTCGTTAAAATCCTTCCTAGGGCTCCTTTTTGGTTGTCTTATGATGCTGAAGCTGATGTTGTCTATATCAATTTTCAGAATCCGCCTACGCAAGCAGATGATAGCGAGCTAACCGACGATAATGTTTTAGTTCGCTACGACGAATCAGGCAACATAATTGGACTGACAATCCTTAACGCAAGTTGCAGAGTTTCTCTTTCTAGTGCGGATTCAGAAGAACTTCCTCAAGAAAACGAACCAACCGGCAAGGAGTCTCCACGGCGGGTAAGAAGTGGTTTTTATTCAGTCCCTAAAGGTAAACTCCGTTCCTCACAGAATCGAAAAAAAACGCAGCCATCCTAG
- a CDS encoding helix-turn-helix transcriptional regulator, giving the protein MFTVKVRRTIVQEVEAPKLGERLEQAREKAGLKVAELCRQVGISRTYWYQLVSETAQIALGEEILRKLEQVLDVDLGVQFDD; this is encoded by the coding sequence GTGTTTACCGTGAAGGTTAGAAGGACGATCGTTCAAGAGGTTGAAGCTCCTAAGCTAGGGGAGCGGTTAGAGCAGGCAAGGGAGAAGGCTGGACTAAAGGTGGCAGAACTGTGTCGTCAAGTGGGCATTAGTCGCACCTATTGGTATCAGCTGGTTTCAGAGACTGCACAAATCGCGCTTGGGGAGGAGATTCTTCGTAAGCTAGAGCAGGTTCTAGATGTTGATCTGGGAGTGCAATTTGATGACTGA